A section of the Hirschia baltica ATCC 49814 genome encodes:
- a CDS encoding mandelate racemase/muconate lactonizing enzyme family protein encodes MPLVDYRITRFQFARDRIVGDSQVRASHVHVATLELIDSEGHVGLGFAQSLFHPLPSEEELIRTFDEEVWPNLKGQPAIALAHQVKRPRGGHLNRSTHPFGEAIQHALWDVAAKAANLPLWKMLGAKRSKVRAYASGLDYHLSDDVFCSLFTQAADQGYTGFKIKVGAPEIERDIHRLDLLKQAIGPNAKIMIDANEAWSPKEAIQNLDTIRRAGHEIYWLEDPILRFDIEGLKLLRETAGNTLINSGEYLDVSGKRALIQAHATDMLNVHGHFTDVMRIGWLAADMGVPITVGNTFLELGVNVALALPEVEWLEYSFQNFEHLVETPYKIEDGFIYGSETPGHGLVLCEDARQAYRQPIIIDNTQLGPAPAQQRLALK; translated from the coding sequence ATGCCACTAGTCGACTACCGCATAACCCGTTTCCAATTCGCTCGTGATCGAATTGTTGGTGACAGTCAAGTTCGCGCATCTCATGTTCATGTCGCCACTCTCGAATTGATCGATTCAGAAGGACATGTTGGTCTTGGGTTTGCTCAGTCATTATTTCATCCTTTACCAAGTGAAGAAGAACTGATTCGCACATTTGATGAAGAAGTTTGGCCAAATCTAAAGGGGCAACCGGCAATTGCACTGGCTCATCAGGTAAAACGCCCGCGTGGTGGACACTTAAACCGCTCAACGCACCCTTTTGGTGAAGCTATCCAGCATGCGCTTTGGGATGTCGCTGCCAAAGCGGCCAATCTTCCGCTCTGGAAAATGCTTGGAGCAAAACGTAGCAAAGTACGCGCTTATGCCAGCGGTCTCGACTACCATTTATCAGATGATGTGTTTTGTTCTCTTTTCACCCAAGCTGCAGATCAAGGCTATACGGGCTTTAAAATTAAAGTGGGTGCACCAGAAATAGAGCGCGACATTCATCGCCTCGACCTTCTTAAACAAGCTATCGGCCCAAATGCCAAAATAATGATTGATGCAAATGAGGCATGGTCACCTAAAGAAGCCATTCAAAACCTTGATACAATTCGCCGAGCTGGTCATGAAATTTACTGGCTAGAAGATCCTATTCTGCGTTTTGATATAGAGGGTCTAAAACTCTTGCGCGAAACTGCAGGAAATACACTTATAAATTCCGGTGAATATCTAGACGTTTCAGGCAAGCGCGCTCTTATTCAAGCTCACGCAACAGATATGCTGAATGTCCACGGACACTTTACTGATGTTATGCGCATAGGCTGGCTAGCTGCCGATATGGGTGTCCCCATCACAGTGGGCAACACATTCCTTGAACTTGGTGTCAATGTGGCTTTGGCCCTGCCAGAAGTAGAATGGCTTGAATACAGCTTCCAGAATTTTGAACATCTCGTAGAGACACCGTACAAAATTGAAGATGGTTTCATATACGGATCTGAAACTCCGGGCCACGGTCTCGTCCTATGTGAAGACGCGCGCCAGGCATATCGTCAGCCAATTATAATCGATAATACTCAATTAGGCCCAGCCCCTGCCCAGCAACGCTTGGCACTTAAATAA
- a CDS encoding MFS transporter, whose protein sequence is MSKTDATGEPGATITAADFQDSMYVNGSRKWVLLISLTSVFFLLFALYAGVLAVLLPNQIQSINPDNKSAGLAFVFAVTSVFSTLVTPMAGAFSDRTRTPWGRRAPWIVIGSLVGAVCLILTSQMSTIPMITLFWVGATIAFNSMQSAANTLIADRFAPAERGTASGFIGAGMTSGLTVGTIVAGLLASQLVLAYSGFAISVAIACLAFVFINPEPKTTLPKPDAFNLTDFLKSFWISPRKHPDFAWAFAGRFTIYMGYQAVITYMLYILQDYIGLSKTDANTTIATLSTITFFALVFSAFSSGFLSDWLGKRKPLVFAASIIMGLALTAPLILPTVQGMLIYAAVIGLGYGAFMSVDMALMTQVLPKADGEATGKDLGILTTAVNIPQILSPIWAAWLLNMTGDNYKVLFISAIAFVFAGSFFVLPIRSVK, encoded by the coding sequence ATGTCAAAAACAGATGCAACCGGCGAACCCGGTGCCACAATTACAGCTGCTGATTTTCAAGACAGCATGTATGTAAATGGATCAAGAAAATGGGTACTTCTAATAAGCTTAACCAGTGTTTTCTTTCTATTATTTGCGCTTTACGCTGGCGTCTTAGCGGTCCTGCTGCCCAATCAGATTCAATCCATTAATCCTGATAACAAATCAGCAGGGCTAGCATTCGTCTTCGCTGTAACATCTGTCTTTTCCACATTGGTCACCCCGATGGCTGGTGCATTTTCTGACAGAACGCGCACACCATGGGGGCGCCGGGCACCATGGATAGTCATAGGCTCACTCGTTGGAGCTGTCTGTTTGATTTTAACCTCACAGATGTCGACTATTCCGATGATCACCCTATTTTGGGTAGGTGCCACAATCGCTTTCAACAGCATGCAATCAGCCGCAAATACATTGATCGCGGACAGATTTGCACCAGCAGAACGCGGAACAGCTTCTGGCTTTATCGGCGCAGGCATGACATCGGGCCTTACAGTTGGCACAATTGTCGCCGGCCTTCTAGCAAGCCAGCTCGTGCTTGCTTATTCTGGATTTGCCATAAGTGTCGCAATTGCATGTTTGGCATTTGTATTCATTAACCCTGAACCCAAAACAACTTTACCAAAGCCCGATGCTTTCAACTTAACAGATTTCTTGAAAAGCTTCTGGATCAGCCCACGCAAACATCCAGACTTTGCTTGGGCATTTGCTGGCCGTTTCACCATCTATATGGGATATCAAGCAGTCATCACCTATATGCTTTATATATTGCAAGATTATATCGGACTATCAAAAACCGATGCAAACACCACCATTGCAACACTTTCAACGATCACATTTTTTGCGCTTGTATTCTCTGCCTTCAGCTCAGGCTTCCTCTCCGACTGGCTAGGGAAACGTAAGCCTCTGGTTTTTGCAGCAAGTATCATTATGGGGTTAGCACTGACCGCCCCTCTCATTCTGCCAACTGTTCAAGGCATGCTTATCTATGCTGCTGTTATCGGCTTGGGTTATGGCGCGTTTATGTCGGTCGATATGGCTTTGATGACGCAAGTCCTTCCAAAGGCCGATGGAGAAGCAACAGGTAAAGATCTTGGAATTCTCACCACAGCGGTCAACATCCCTCAAATCCTAAGTCCAATCTGGGCGGCGTGGCTGCTGAATATGACAGGCGATAATTACAAAGTATTATTTATCTCTGCCATCGCATTCGTATTTGCCGGATCATTCTTTGTTTTACCAATCCGAAGCGTCAAATAG
- a CDS encoding right-handed parallel beta-helix repeat-containing protein: MKRIFIYTLMSCFISGGAAFAQQPWDLQEAKPPVVIRVSPDGNDANSGALDAPFASLVRAQQEVRRHNRTHNVVVELADGVYQLDEPLQFRPQDGGQDGYTVTWRGQEGINPVISGAMSVSEWSLYDEALNIYVADTPKGLNSRQLWINNQMGQRGSVQIERENVSFDESGLILSGEATDILKRVEDAKYLEINGIQLFTNRVSPVADVEGNRLVMQQPAWKNNIWGYDTIPYPPYFDENNINASIFLTNALAFVDDPGEWFIDPEAGKLYVIPPNGGSMDNVQVDLPELSYLVSISGSETTLIRDLSFEGLRFSYTSWLQPSSPDGYANQQSGAFITGETDGYPDEPLKECSWGCPAFETRRNEWSQIPSAVQVSAAERVSFDRNIFAHLGQVALGVGNDANAHASGVGLSTRGVSVTRNVFYDLSGGAIFAGGIQRDAHHPSDPYMANRDVLIQNNRIQKVSQDYQDNSAILSTYFDSAIIIHNDISDAMYDAIDIGWGWGINDVGGNPIYRMKARSHYDHLENLIYDTPTLHRNVTVAYNRIHGVKKFFHDGGAIYNLSGSEGTRIFENYISNIGDRIAIYLDEGSKGITVRNNVVEDASVWLNVNAVRSAAPLRVTYDNVAINNWFNKGEDNGGWVVGAGDNQMIDNHSVRGDRWPKDAVRVMEAAGIEASAGPVEYGEVR; this comes from the coding sequence ATGAAACGAATTTTCATTTACACACTTATGTCGTGTTTTATCTCTGGAGGAGCTGCATTTGCGCAACAGCCGTGGGATCTGCAAGAAGCAAAACCACCTGTTGTCATTCGTGTCTCACCAGATGGAAATGATGCCAATTCTGGTGCATTGGACGCGCCTTTTGCGTCTCTTGTGCGTGCCCAACAAGAGGTGCGTCGTCATAATCGCACTCATAATGTCGTGGTTGAGCTTGCAGATGGCGTATATCAGCTAGATGAGCCGCTTCAGTTTCGGCCGCAGGACGGTGGACAGGACGGGTATACTGTAACCTGGCGCGGCCAAGAGGGGATAAATCCTGTCATCTCCGGCGCGATGAGCGTATCTGAATGGTCCTTATATGATGAAGCCCTCAACATTTATGTGGCCGATACTCCCAAAGGGCTGAATTCGCGTCAGTTGTGGATCAACAATCAAATGGGACAGAGAGGAAGTGTTCAAATAGAGCGCGAAAATGTTTCTTTTGATGAAAGCGGGCTTATATTATCTGGTGAAGCCACGGATATTTTAAAGCGCGTTGAAGACGCTAAATATCTGGAAATAAACGGTATTCAACTTTTCACAAACCGAGTCTCACCAGTGGCTGATGTTGAGGGCAACCGATTGGTCATGCAGCAACCGGCGTGGAAGAATAATATTTGGGGGTATGACACGATTCCATATCCGCCTTATTTTGATGAAAACAACATCAATGCCAGTATTTTCCTGACCAATGCGCTCGCTTTTGTTGATGATCCGGGGGAGTGGTTCATAGACCCTGAAGCTGGCAAGCTTTACGTTATACCGCCGAATGGTGGATCTATGGACAATGTTCAAGTTGATCTCCCTGAGCTTTCTTATTTGGTTTCTATCAGTGGAAGCGAAACAACATTGATCCGAGATCTTTCTTTTGAGGGGCTTCGCTTTTCATACACAAGCTGGTTGCAGCCAAGTAGCCCAGATGGGTATGCGAACCAGCAAAGTGGAGCATTTATTACTGGTGAAACAGATGGATACCCTGATGAGCCGCTAAAAGAATGTAGTTGGGGGTGTCCTGCTTTTGAGACAAGACGAAATGAATGGTCTCAAATACCAAGTGCTGTTCAGGTTTCTGCGGCAGAGAGAGTGAGTTTTGATCGCAATATATTTGCACATTTGGGACAAGTTGCTCTTGGTGTAGGCAATGATGCCAATGCGCATGCAAGCGGTGTTGGATTGAGCACGCGCGGCGTGTCTGTGACTAGAAATGTCTTTTATGATTTATCTGGCGGAGCCATTTTTGCGGGGGGAATTCAGCGTGATGCACATCATCCAAGTGACCCGTATATGGCTAATCGAGATGTTTTGATTCAGAACAATCGTATTCAAAAAGTTAGCCAAGATTATCAAGATAATTCTGCAATTCTTTCAACTTATTTTGATAGTGCAATTATCATTCACAACGATATTTCTGATGCAATGTATGATGCAATTGATATTGGTTGGGGCTGGGGTATTAATGATGTCGGCGGTAATCCAATTTACCGCATGAAAGCGCGAAGTCATTATGATCATTTGGAAAATTTGATATATGACACGCCGACACTGCACAGAAATGTCACCGTTGCTTACAATCGCATCCATGGTGTGAAGAAGTTTTTTCACGATGGTGGTGCAATTTATAACCTATCTGGCAGTGAAGGAACGCGGATTTTTGAGAACTATATTTCAAACATTGGCGACCGAATTGCTATTTATCTAGATGAAGGTAGCAAAGGGATTACGGTTCGAAACAATGTCGTAGAGGATGCATCTGTCTGGCTGAATGTGAATGCTGTGCGTTCAGCTGCGCCACTGCGTGTGACTTATGATAATGTTGCAATCAATAATTGGTTTAATAAAGGCGAAGACAATGGTGGTTGGGTTGTTGGTGCTGGTGATAATCAAATGATTGATAACCACTCTGTGCGCGGTGATAGATGGCCTAAAGATGCCGTTAGGGTTATGGAGGCTGCTGGAATAGAAGCTTCTGCTGGTCCTGTCGAATATGGAGAGGTGCGCTAA
- a CDS encoding 2-hydroxyacid dehydrogenase — translation MQNKPRLLVTRRLPETVEALFQIQYDVDLNEMDRPLTADELRQAMTEYDAICPTITDKLGADVIEVPGCRVSILANFGAGVDHIDLEAAKRAGIAVTNTPDVLSEATADLALLLMLMASRRAGEGERELRAGKWTGWRPSHMVGQSLAGKKLGIVGFGRIGRATAQRARDGVGMKIAYYSRREAEDAGDAQYFPTLKALAADVDVLSLHIPGGADTRHIINAEILSVMKSTSIIVNTARGSSIDEKALAKALSSGKIAAAGLDVYEQEPAVHSELLACENAVLLPHLGSATIETRTAMGMCSAANLEAFFAGKVPKDKVV, via the coding sequence ATGCAGAATAAGCCACGTCTTTTAGTGACGCGCCGCTTACCAGAGACTGTTGAAGCGCTATTTCAAATTCAATATGACGTTGACCTTAATGAAATGGATCGTCCGTTGACTGCTGATGAGTTGCGGCAGGCTATGACTGAATATGATGCTATTTGTCCGACAATTACGGATAAATTAGGGGCGGACGTTATAGAAGTTCCTGGTTGTCGGGTTTCAATTTTAGCGAATTTTGGGGCGGGCGTGGATCATATTGATCTGGAAGCTGCTAAGCGTGCCGGTATTGCTGTAACGAATACTCCTGACGTGCTTTCTGAGGCAACAGCTGACCTTGCTTTGCTTTTGATGCTGATGGCCTCGCGGCGTGCTGGAGAAGGGGAACGGGAGCTACGCGCTGGAAAATGGACAGGTTGGCGTCCATCACACATGGTAGGGCAAAGTTTAGCAGGAAAAAAACTTGGTATCGTCGGGTTTGGCCGTATTGGGCGAGCGACTGCTCAACGTGCACGTGATGGTGTGGGTATGAAAATAGCGTACTATAGCCGACGTGAAGCCGAGGATGCCGGTGACGCGCAATACTTTCCTACATTAAAGGCGCTTGCGGCAGATGTGGATGTTCTATCTCTCCATATCCCTGGTGGTGCAGATACACGGCATATAATCAATGCTGAAATTTTGAGTGTTATGAAATCGACATCGATCATTGTGAATACGGCTAGAGGCAGTTCCATTGATGAGAAGGCTCTGGCTAAAGCCTTAAGTTCAGGGAAAATAGCGGCGGCTGGTTTGGATGTGTATGAGCAAGAACCTGCTGTGCATTCAGAGCTTTTAGCATGTGAAAATGCTGTTTTGTTACCACATTTAGGGAGTGCAACCATTGAAACGCGGACGGCGATGGGGATGTGTTCTGCGGCAAATTTGGAAGCTTTCTTTGCTGGGAAAGTACCTAAAGACAAGGTGGTATAG
- a CDS encoding fumarylacetoacetate hydrolase family protein has protein sequence MKLCRVGPSGQEIPAIVDNAGKLRDLSSHLSDIEPSALNKKSLEKISALDLESLPLIEGSPRYGVPVSGTRQFVAIGLNYADHAAESNLPIPAEPVVFNKWVSCIQGPNDPVTIPRNSTKTDWEVELGVVIGEQASYVSKENALDHVAGYCVINDVSERHWQTERGDTWDKGKGFPTFGPIGPWLVTADEVGDPQNLTMWLDVNGKRLQNGSTNTMIFNVAEIVSYLSGLMTLLPGDIITTGTPPGVGLGQKPEPWYLKAGDVVTLGIERLGEQRQEFVAWK, from the coding sequence ATGAAATTGTGCCGCGTAGGTCCATCAGGTCAAGAAATTCCAGCCATCGTGGACAATGCTGGAAAATTGCGTGATTTATCATCCCATTTATCAGATATTGAGCCAAGTGCGCTTAATAAAAAGTCTTTGGAAAAGATATCCGCATTAGACTTAGAGTCTCTTCCATTGATTGAAGGTAGTCCTCGATATGGGGTCCCAGTCAGTGGCACTCGCCAGTTTGTAGCTATCGGGCTGAATTATGCTGATCATGCTGCGGAATCTAATCTCCCTATTCCCGCTGAACCGGTAGTCTTCAATAAATGGGTGAGCTGCATTCAAGGCCCGAATGACCCAGTTACAATTCCGCGCAATTCAACAAAGACCGACTGGGAAGTTGAATTGGGAGTCGTTATTGGAGAACAAGCTTCCTACGTTTCTAAGGAAAATGCGTTAGATCATGTTGCCGGTTATTGTGTCATTAACGACGTATCAGAACGTCACTGGCAAACGGAACGCGGCGATACCTGGGATAAAGGAAAAGGCTTCCCCACTTTTGGTCCAATTGGCCCCTGGCTTGTAACAGCAGATGAAGTTGGAGACCCGCAAAACCTGACTATGTGGCTGGATGTAAATGGCAAACGCCTCCAAAACGGCAGCACAAACACAATGATTTTCAATGTAGCTGAAATCGTATCATACCTAAGCGGGTTAATGACTTTGCTACCCGGCGACATCATTACAACAGGAACACCTCCTGGTGTTGGGCTAGGGCAAAAACCCGAGCCTTGGTATCTAAAAGCCGGAGATGTTGTGACACTTGGAATCGAAAGATTAGGTGAGCAGCGGCAAGAGTTCGTAGCTTGGAAGTAA
- a CDS encoding amidohydrolase family protein, which yields MSQFPIIDPHMHLWDLDKLTYPWLLPPFDEEAAIGSLSLIAKTYLIDDYQRDAAGWDVRGTVHIEAGASDALAETDWLQELANNGEIVRGIVAAASLNAPNIEPLLAAHAERKNVKGIRQVIHWHSNPKISAVPNDITTSEAWKVGFSHLSKYNLRFDLHAYPSQFMHLSQLFKHYPDIPVIINHTGLGIPSDVNWKDVWREGMRALADLPHVSLKIAGLGFLWNPWTIDQIRDYVLEAIDIFGTSRTMFSSNFPTDKLFDSFDRHYKAYDLLTKNFSETDRSKLFAENANKIYDLGIEL from the coding sequence ATGTCCCAATTTCCCATTATAGATCCACATATGCATTTATGGGATTTGGACAAACTTACATATCCTTGGCTCCTTCCTCCTTTTGATGAAGAGGCTGCAATTGGCAGCCTCTCATTGATTGCTAAGACATATCTAATTGACGACTATCAGCGTGACGCCGCTGGATGGGATGTACGCGGAACAGTCCATATTGAAGCCGGTGCCAGTGATGCCTTGGCGGAAACCGATTGGCTGCAAGAATTAGCAAATAACGGAGAGATCGTCAGAGGCATTGTCGCCGCCGCCTCCCTAAACGCTCCTAATATAGAACCCCTTCTCGCAGCGCATGCAGAACGCAAAAATGTGAAGGGTATCAGACAAGTTATACACTGGCATTCTAATCCTAAAATTAGCGCCGTCCCAAATGATATTACAACATCCGAAGCTTGGAAGGTTGGCTTTTCACACCTATCCAAATACAATTTACGCTTTGACTTACATGCATACCCTTCACAATTTATGCATTTGTCTCAACTATTCAAACACTACCCCGATATACCGGTAATTATTAATCATACGGGGCTTGGTATTCCCTCCGACGTGAACTGGAAAGACGTATGGCGCGAAGGTATGAGAGCACTGGCTGATCTTCCGCATGTTTCTCTAAAAATCGCCGGATTGGGTTTTTTATGGAACCCTTGGACAATAGATCAAATACGAGACTATGTACTGGAGGCAATAGACATTTTTGGAACATCTCGCACAATGTTCTCAAGTAATTTTCCAACAGACAAACTATTTGACAGTTTTGACCGCCACTACAAAGCATACGATCTTCTTACAAAAAACTTCTCAGAAACTGATCGATCTAAATTATTCGCAGAAAACGCAAACAAAATCTATGACCTTGGCATAGAGCTTTAG
- a CDS encoding TonB-dependent receptor, with product MKLIKSKLTFGASNLVLALLIGGANGALAQEVVATEEATIDQTTDDRAVLDTIIVTGIRGSLERATEIKRNSVNSVEAVAMEDLGKLPDQNVAESLQRVPGVTIERNRGDGQFISVRGLGPDFNAVTINGRTIATDNVGRAFSFDVLPSELISGASVYKSPTAAINGASIGASVDISTMRPLDQDPFKAVVNVRSTYNELAESNSPSLSGLFSYHNEAKTLGVALAASFVERDIRSDAFTIGAGHTPRSSTAGGYFDGRLGPNVAEFENVDTPSNLSPFFVLREDSRLGLSGVLQYRPVENLTMTFDALYTKLDQTTDQIGVAYDFSGGTLVEQVVEDNAAVYQRIEGGFVDQILELGERPAETVMLGYNAEWQSDSFELSFDASYSKAKLDSEGLFTTIRRTDMTLEYDRRNGNKIYDFNYSSPNYPNAPTDIDNVAAHYVAIGSENREDQTLEFRLDGKWDSGEGVVASAGIAMQNREKTRDTYGQPFDVQCAFCGGEVYTLPSDLFSSTGMTWFDGEGGDVVRDWIQYDERALLEVMRAYDGPYVDWMETDGYADPVYQPEASSAVEEDVLLGYIMFDYDTELAGMPFALNTGLRMEATEFSSSGAAQTILSAQPNGLGQNIIVLSDVVPISFEGDYFDILPSLNARLDLTDQLVARFATSRVMTRPTLDDLSPAQTILSNPGNEAISRGNPDLLPFRASQMELGLEWYFNELGLLSLTGFYKNVDSFVTTTTTPELVDQVTFQVTEPANGEGAVVKGLEIGYRQAFDNLPSPFDGLGAEASYTYVSSDANYENELTGVSYGLEGLSENSYSLVGFYEKGPVQARLAYTYRDPFLQVAFGRNGDPEYFDEYQQLDGSFSFAVTDNFTVSVDALNLTDENEFIYSTTPDRTKEYRTTGRRFMVGVRANF from the coding sequence ATGAAACTCATAAAAAGCAAATTAACATTTGGGGCAAGCAACCTTGTTTTAGCTCTATTAATCGGGGGCGCTAACGGCGCATTAGCTCAAGAGGTTGTCGCAACCGAAGAAGCAACAATTGATCAAACCACTGACGATAGAGCTGTTTTGGACACTATCATTGTCACCGGGATCAGAGGATCACTTGAGCGCGCAACTGAAATAAAAAGAAACTCAGTAAACTCGGTTGAAGCTGTTGCAATGGAAGATTTGGGAAAATTACCAGATCAAAACGTTGCAGAATCTCTCCAACGTGTTCCCGGCGTAACGATTGAAAGAAACCGTGGAGATGGACAATTCATTTCTGTTCGTGGTTTGGGGCCTGATTTCAACGCCGTCACAATCAATGGCAGAACCATTGCTACTGATAATGTCGGTCGTGCTTTCAGTTTTGATGTTTTGCCATCTGAGCTCATTTCCGGCGCTTCTGTATATAAAAGCCCTACAGCAGCCATAAACGGCGCAAGCATTGGTGCATCCGTTGATATTTCAACTATGCGTCCCCTTGATCAAGACCCATTTAAAGCTGTCGTCAATGTGCGCAGCACATACAATGAATTAGCTGAAAGCAATTCACCCTCACTTTCAGGCCTGTTTAGTTATCACAATGAAGCCAAAACACTTGGTGTTGCACTTGCTGCTTCCTTTGTTGAACGCGACATTCGGTCGGATGCGTTTACCATCGGTGCAGGACACACACCAAGAAGCAGCACTGCTGGCGGTTATTTTGATGGACGCCTAGGGCCAAACGTCGCTGAATTTGAAAACGTTGATACCCCGTCAAACTTGTCCCCCTTCTTCGTTCTAAGAGAAGATTCTCGTTTGGGATTGAGCGGTGTCTTACAATACCGTCCGGTCGAAAACCTAACAATGACATTCGATGCATTGTACACCAAGCTGGATCAAACAACGGACCAAATTGGTGTGGCTTATGACTTCAGCGGTGGTACGCTGGTCGAGCAGGTCGTTGAAGACAATGCAGCGGTTTATCAGCGTATTGAAGGCGGATTTGTCGATCAAATCCTGGAACTGGGTGAGCGCCCTGCTGAAACCGTTATGCTAGGTTATAATGCAGAATGGCAATCAGATAGCTTTGAGCTAAGTTTTGATGCGTCCTACTCAAAGGCCAAACTTGATAGCGAAGGCCTCTTCACCACGATTCGTCGTACAGATATGACGCTAGAATATGATCGTCGCAACGGGAATAAAATCTATGATTTCAATTATTCCAGCCCTAACTACCCAAATGCACCAACGGACATAGACAATGTCGCTGCTCACTACGTCGCTATTGGGTCTGAAAACCGTGAAGACCAAACATTAGAGTTCCGTTTAGATGGGAAATGGGATTCTGGCGAAGGCGTTGTCGCATCTGCGGGAATAGCAATGCAAAACCGCGAAAAAACACGCGATACATATGGGCAACCATTCGACGTACAATGTGCGTTTTGTGGTGGTGAAGTCTATACTCTTCCTTCGGATTTATTCTCTTCTACCGGCATGACATGGTTTGATGGTGAAGGCGGAGATGTCGTGCGTGATTGGATCCAGTATGACGAACGTGCACTACTTGAAGTTATGCGCGCATACGATGGGCCTTATGTGGATTGGATGGAAACTGACGGATATGCAGACCCTGTGTATCAACCAGAAGCAAGTTCTGCTGTAGAAGAAGATGTTCTTCTTGGCTACATCATGTTCGACTACGATACTGAACTTGCAGGAATGCCATTTGCTCTGAACACCGGCCTGCGAATGGAAGCGACAGAATTTTCTTCCAGTGGTGCAGCTCAGACAATTTTGAGCGCTCAGCCAAATGGACTAGGTCAAAACATTATCGTACTCAGTGATGTTGTGCCAATCAGCTTTGAAGGCGATTATTTCGATATTCTTCCTTCTCTGAATGCTAGATTAGACCTTACTGACCAGCTTGTTGCCAGATTTGCGACATCTCGTGTGATGACGCGCCCTACTCTAGATGATCTATCACCCGCGCAGACCATTTTGAGTAACCCTGGAAATGAAGCTATTTCTCGCGGCAACCCTGACCTTCTTCCTTTCCGTGCATCACAAATGGAGCTGGGATTAGAATGGTATTTCAATGAACTTGGTCTGTTGTCTCTTACAGGCTTCTATAAAAACGTAGATTCCTTTGTAACAACCACGACAACACCAGAATTAGTCGATCAAGTAACTTTCCAAGTCACAGAGCCTGCAAATGGTGAAGGTGCTGTCGTTAAAGGGCTTGAAATCGGATACCGTCAGGCGTTTGACAATCTACCTTCTCCATTTGATGGTTTAGGGGCAGAAGCTAGCTATACATATGTTAGCAGCGACGCCAATTATGAGAATGAATTGACTGGCGTTAGCTATGGCTTGGAAGGATTGTCAGAAAACTCATACTCACTTGTAGGTTTCTATGAAAAAGGACCGGTTCAAGCCCGTTTGGCCTATACATATCGTGACCCATTCCTTCAGGTCGCATTTGGCCGGAATGGAGACCCAGAGTATTTTGACGAATATCAACAATTGGACGGTAGTTTCTCATTCGCAGTGACAGATAATTTCACTGTGTCTGTAGATGCTCTGAACCTAACAGATGAGAACGAATTCATCTATTCAACAACACCTGATCGTACAAAAGAATACCGTACAACAGGACGTCGTTTTATGGTTGGTGTGCGAGCTAACTTTTAA